In one Neobacillus sp. WH10 genomic region, the following are encoded:
- the agaF gene encoding PTS galactosamine/N-acetylgalactosamine transporter subunit IIA, whose amino-acid sequence MNGLIISGHGSFATGLQSSVKLIAGDQPNVEYVDFLETDSTGDLEKKLLEAFARLQECESILVLCDLVGGSPFKTAVSLTNGKENSAVVGGTNLAMVIETALLKDGLQIDGLRDLAINTGKQAIKGFQKTERPRSTGAGI is encoded by the coding sequence ATGAACGGTTTGATCATTAGCGGTCATGGATCGTTTGCAACGGGTCTTCAATCTTCTGTAAAACTAATCGCTGGAGATCAACCCAATGTGGAATACGTGGATTTTCTTGAAACCGATTCAACAGGCGACCTTGAGAAAAAGCTACTTGAAGCTTTTGCAAGATTACAAGAATGTGAATCAATCTTAGTCTTATGTGATTTAGTTGGCGGTTCTCCATTTAAGACGGCCGTTTCACTTACGAATGGGAAGGAAAATTCTGCTGTGGTTGGCGGAACAAATCTTGCTATGGTCATCGAAACTGCTCTACTAAAGGACGGACTTCAGATTGATGGTTTAAGAGATTTAGCAATCAATACTGGTAAACAAGCTATTAAAGGTTTTCAAAAAACGGAGCGTCCAAGATCAACAGGAGCGGGCATTTAA
- a CDS encoding PTS system mannose/fructose/sorbose family transporter subunit IID yields MESKQAVETTINHTSSPDYYQDGATNQVLTKKDLNKMVWRSLLLQASFNYERMQAAGWLYSILPGLKKIHKNKHDLSESMKSHMEFFNTHPFLVNIIMGIVLAMEEKKQNRNTIRAIRVAMMGPLGGIGDALFWLTLLPICVGIGASLGQDGNPMGAVIFLLIFNLVHFGLRFGLMHYGYSAGTNAISSLKENTKKVAHAASIVGLTVVGALIASFVKLETNLVIHAGKAKIALQKDLLDKVMPNLLPLAYTLLMYYLLKKGFSPVKLIIITVIVGIIGKIPFPFGTIL; encoded by the coding sequence GTGGAATCTAAACAAGCAGTAGAAACGACAATCAACCATACGAGCAGTCCGGATTATTATCAAGATGGCGCCACAAATCAGGTCTTAACTAAAAAAGATTTAAATAAGATGGTGTGGCGATCTTTATTACTACAAGCGTCATTTAACTATGAAAGAATGCAGGCCGCAGGATGGTTATATTCGATCTTGCCAGGTTTGAAAAAGATTCACAAAAATAAGCACGATTTAAGTGAATCAATGAAAAGTCATATGGAATTTTTCAACACGCATCCATTCCTTGTAAACATTATTATGGGGATTGTCCTCGCAATGGAGGAAAAGAAACAAAACCGAAATACGATTAGAGCTATTCGGGTAGCCATGATGGGACCACTTGGCGGAATTGGTGATGCTCTTTTCTGGCTGACCCTCCTTCCTATTTGCGTTGGTATAGGTGCCTCACTTGGGCAAGATGGAAACCCTATGGGGGCAGTGATATTCTTATTAATTTTTAACCTAGTTCATTTTGGGCTTAGATTTGGATTAATGCATTACGGTTATAGTGCCGGAACAAATGCCATCAGTTCTCTAAAGGAAAATACTAAAAAAGTAGCACATGCTGCATCGATTGTAGGGTTAACAGTTGTCGGCGCATTGATTGCCTCATTCGTAAAGCTAGAAACAAATTTAGTGATCCATGCTGGTAAGGCAAAAATTGCCCTGCAAAAGGATTTACTTGATAAAGTCATGCCAAATCTATTGCCTTTAGCCTATACATTATTAATGTATTACCTATTAAAAAAGGGATTTTCTCCAGTTAAGCTAATTATTATTACCGTTATCGTCGGTATTATTGGTAAAATTCCATTTCCTTTTGGAACGATTTTATAA
- a CDS encoding GntR family transcriptional regulator, producing MEDEIGENGQLPSEREICQQYDLSRTTVRQAINELEKDGYIYKVHGKGTFVSPKKVSQELVKFYSFTEEMKKLGKLPISKVLSFDVLEADRKISSKLLVAEGSKVYCFSRLRIADDIPMMLETSFVPFDLFPGITKEDLEHTALYEIFRNRFQTEITMAEELFMPVMTAEKVAKLLKMPPSLPSLRIERLTHGVDRVIEYTNTIARGDKFKYHVRLEN from the coding sequence ATGGAAGATGAGATAGGAGAAAATGGGCAATTACCGTCTGAAAGGGAAATATGCCAACAGTACGATTTATCTCGGACAACCGTTCGTCAAGCTATAAACGAGCTCGAGAAAGATGGATATATCTATAAAGTGCATGGAAAAGGTACTTTTGTCTCACCGAAAAAAGTTAGTCAAGAGCTCGTCAAATTTTATTCCTTTACAGAAGAGATGAAAAAGTTAGGTAAACTTCCTATCTCAAAGGTTTTATCGTTTGATGTTCTTGAGGCCGATCGAAAGATTAGTAGTAAGCTTTTAGTTGCTGAGGGCAGTAAGGTATACTGTTTTTCGAGATTGCGGATTGCTGATGATATACCAATGATGCTTGAAACATCTTTTGTACCCTTTGATTTATTCCCGGGTATAACAAAAGAAGATCTAGAACATACAGCTTTATATGAGATTTTTAGAAATCGTTTTCAAACAGAAATTACAATGGCAGAGGAGTTATTTATGCCGGTAATGACAGCTGAGAAAGTGGCAAAACTGCTAAAGATGCCTCCATCCTTGCCGTCTTTACGTATTGAACGATTAACGCATGGGGTAGACCGGGTGATTGAGTATACGAATACCATCGCCAGAGGTGACAAGTTTAAATACCATGTTCGCCTAGAAAATTAA
- the agaW gene encoding PTS N-acetylgalactosamine transporter subunit IIC, translating to MDNHMLIQALLVAIWAGIAGIDLFNGLFHIHRPIVTGVIIGLIFGDLKTGVMTGAAIELVWAGMVPLAGAQPPNVVIGGIIGTSFAILTGQEPKVAIGIAVPFAVAVQACITLMFTAFSPVMHKADQYAQEANTKGIERINYLGILTLFVFYFVIAFLPIYFGADAAKGVVETLPKWLISGLGVAGGMMAAIGFAMLLKIMLKKQYVAFLIVGFILVTYMNMPVIAVALIGIAIALYDYFKATTGDGSVRGVPKRGI from the coding sequence ATGGATAATCATATGCTGATTCAAGCCTTGTTAGTTGCCATTTGGGCTGGAATTGCAGGAATAGACCTGTTTAATGGGTTGTTCCACATTCACCGGCCAATTGTAACCGGTGTCATTATTGGCTTGATTTTTGGGGATTTAAAAACAGGAGTTATGACAGGTGCTGCCATTGAATTAGTGTGGGCAGGTATGGTGCCGCTTGCTGGGGCACAGCCGCCAAACGTTGTTATTGGGGGTATAATCGGAACGTCGTTTGCGATTCTAACAGGACAAGAGCCAAAAGTGGCAATCGGTATTGCTGTTCCGTTTGCAGTTGCCGTTCAGGCGTGTATCACCCTCATGTTTACAGCTTTTTCGCCAGTTATGCATAAAGCTGATCAATATGCACAAGAGGCGAATACAAAGGGAATTGAACGAATCAATTATTTGGGAATTCTTACATTATTTGTATTCTATTTTGTTATTGCATTTTTACCAATTTATTTTGGCGCAGACGCTGCCAAAGGGGTCGTAGAGACTTTACCAAAATGGCTTATTAGCGGTCTTGGTGTTGCCGGTGGAATGATGGCTGCAATTGGTTTTGCGATGCTGTTAAAGATTATGTTGAAAAAACAATATGTTGCCTTTTTAATCGTAGGATTTATTTTAGTCACATATATGAACATGCCAGTCATTGCTGTTGCTTTAATTGGGATCGCCATCGCGCTTTACGATTACTTCAAAGCAACTACTGGTGATGGATCAGTAAGGGGGGTTCCAAAACGTGGAATCTAA
- the agaV gene encoding PTS N-acetylgalactosamine transporter subunit IIB, with product MPNILLTRIDNRLVHGQVGVTWVNHLGANLIVVANDEVSEDEVQQDLMEMVVPGSIGIRFFSIQTTIDVIHNASDDQHIFLVVKTPQDVLRLVEGGVPIEKVNIGNMHFSQGKTQLFSTVSVDEDDKRALRKLRDLGVNLEVRRVPDERPDDILKHL from the coding sequence ATGCCGAATATTTTGCTAACAAGAATCGACAACAGATTGGTTCATGGACAAGTAGGGGTTACATGGGTCAATCATTTAGGGGCTAATTTAATTGTAGTTGCAAATGATGAAGTGTCTGAAGATGAGGTGCAACAGGATTTAATGGAAATGGTTGTTCCGGGTTCAATCGGAATTCGCTTTTTCTCAATCCAGACAACCATTGATGTGATCCACAATGCATCGGATGATCAGCATATCTTTTTAGTTGTGAAAACACCACAAGATGTGTTGCGACTTGTAGAGGGCGGAGTCCCAATTGAAAAAGTAAATATTGGGAATATGCATTTTTCCCAAGGAAAAACGCAATTATTCTCCACTGTTTCCGTTGATGAAGATGATAAAAGAGCCCTTAGGAAGCTGCGTGACTTAGGAGTGAATCTCGAAGTACGCCGTGTTCCGGATGAAAGACCAGATGATATTTTAAAACACTTATAG
- a CDS encoding Ig-like domain-containing protein produces MKFNKILSLVIAAAVITTSPGITTFAETTARDNSEIVSTINNELQRTISFNDDWKFNLGDVAGAKEKVFDDSEWRKLTLPHDWSIELDFNKDSPGRYNGGYLDGGTGWYRKSFVLPKEMEGKKISINFGGVYMDSYVYVNGKQVGNNPYGYTPFSFDITKDLICDGITENVIAVKATNQQPSSRWYSGSGIYRDVSLTVTENVHVAEYGTYVTTPDLENEYKQGRAKVNIKTDIMNEESTDKEVSVKSVILDAKGNSVAENVTTEVVSAGATKKFNADVTVENPILWGTENPYLYKVATTVIIDNKIVDEYKTDFGIRWFDMTPNNGFFLNGKQMKLQGVSMHHDQGALGAVDNKTSIRRQVKKLKEMGVNSIRVTHNPASQHLIDSCNEEGILLIEEAFDTWYGGKNPYDYGRFFEQKSIHGDMTWAEHDLKQMINRGKNAPSIMMWSLGNEIWETSQAKGLEVAKNLQKWVKEIDTTRPTTMGEIAFMGNEGAHENVADIIDVVGFNYAEHNYDKYKEKYEDWVMYGSETSSAVRSRGVYAHPEKIGIGDNHPDLQQSSYDNDRVAWGKTAEASWKMNRDREYILGEYIWTGFDYIGEPTPYYGKFPSKSSYFGAIDTAGFEKDAFYFYQSQWSDEPMVHLLPHWNWENDDSIKVDGDKILVYAYTNANSVDLYFNEDVTSTDLGELIESKGYQVTDAGYNDRYKETKDGKLHLEFRVPYKPGKLTAVAKDENGKVVARDVVKTANDAKKIDLSADRQVITADGYDLSFITVDVTDENGTLVPNADNLINFDVKGNGKIVGVDNGNAATAERYKDNKRKAFNGKALVIVQSTKNAGSFTLTATSPGISSDNTTVYTVPGEELSENKILGYDVSDVTVPINGELKLPEKVTGIYSDGSKKEVDVMWDSVPEDALKTPGIFKVNGTVAGSNISVNIKVIVKAIIGVLDSRMLVPVGKQAKLPEKVSVVSNDGSIEKYPVTWERELTAEDVDSAKTVTIEGMITGVESLKAKAIVVVSDNFKEANIALNEGKAYPRAFDGFSLYDSVNNINDGIVSKVSSPKNRWTNWGKPGQNYDEYVGIEFNEEYSISKIGISLYTDGGVAIPSEILVEYWNGNEWLGVSNQSKTTGFSAEGTEEITFDEVDTTQIRTLLKEDTVANKAVGITEFYIYSNVVESEGTALLSDIKVNDASVEGFNENTNQYAINLPYASKVPVVTATAKDTASVFVVPALNVDSNATVMVTAEDGKTNSYIVNFSEGDPQLTSATIELSKKNIIEDDIVDIIIEGTLEDDSSIDKDQIQAKYNISSKDSGEAKIENGKLYAYTEGTVILNAEVTYKGKTVSTEDIEINIGKNPAEKTIISYEKVNVETNKGVAPILPEKVKAIYDIGLPREVKVTWDNVKEDSYNKYGVFEVEGTVEGQALKAKAKVVVKGLSAVQNVSLATNVKVEPKLPQTVKAYYTDGTIVDLPVTWEDYDKELLSKVGTFAVNGTVEGTDKIVNVSIRVTDVTVKGINFAGTRVGFDLAMAIASYTHEPFDSIKSVNDEMIDNKRWTNWADASRRSGDWVGVIFGTDVPEDKYINNLEVNFFEDHGCSLPESFEIQYYVGDKVVLPNKPGQVLMEPANPFNDDSNWVTVSNLVSNPEITSPTDTNYYTFEMVKTKALRIKMKAKTGKGLAIREMQAFEQRVVQNPDFVVNGIKVNGKDLESFASDRYNYTMKLKANEDLPEIIVDATNNASSSVVYTVSNSEKLDVIVKSENGLKEVKYGITLEREVEEDEVGKAALKIAIDYADEVAANGGLEGVVPAVVKEFNESLAQAKEVYGNHNATEVEVDAAFKRLVNSIWMLEFKQGNKEVLQTLVDSAKALVEKEYTSDSWANLQRALGEAEGVLADENAKQKEVDKALNNLKTAIDALVKKNINKTDLQNLVNMVGGLNKDKYIKSTWNKFEKALNDAKKVLGNEDATQVDKAYNNLLKSYLDLKLVPDKSALEDLINKVKNMDLSKYTKESVTMLKKELKNAEKVLKNKEATQQEVVAATKTLNLALANLAIKNSEHTQKKQ; encoded by the coding sequence AGTAGTAGATGGTATTCAGGTAGTGGTATATATAGAGATGTTAGTCTTACAGTAACTGAAAATGTTCATGTTGCAGAATATGGTACTTATGTAACTACACCAGACTTAGAAAACGAATACAAACAAGGTAGAGCTAAAGTTAATATTAAAACAGATATTATGAATGAGGAATCTACAGATAAAGAGGTAAGTGTTAAATCAGTTATTTTAGATGCTAAAGGAAATAGCGTAGCGGAAAATGTTACTACTGAAGTAGTTAGTGCAGGTGCTACTAAGAAATTCAATGCAGATGTAACGGTTGAAAATCCAATACTTTGGGGAACTGAAAATCCATATTTATATAAGGTGGCTACTACTGTAATTATTGATAATAAAATAGTAGATGAGTATAAAACAGATTTTGGTATTAGATGGTTTGATATGACACCTAACAATGGCTTTTTCTTAAATGGGAAGCAAATGAAGCTTCAAGGGGTGAGTATGCATCATGATCAAGGAGCTTTAGGTGCTGTTGATAATAAAACATCAATAAGAAGACAAGTTAAAAAGTTAAAAGAGATGGGAGTAAATTCTATAAGAGTTACTCATAATCCTGCTTCACAACACTTAATAGATAGTTGTAATGAAGAGGGAATTCTTCTTATAGAAGAAGCTTTTGATACTTGGTATGGCGGAAAGAATCCATATGATTATGGAAGGTTTTTCGAGCAAAAATCAATTCATGGAGATATGACTTGGGCAGAGCATGATCTTAAACAAATGATTAACAGAGGAAAGAATGCTCCAAGTATAATGATGTGGTCATTAGGAAATGAGATATGGGAAACAAGCCAAGCAAAGGGGCTGGAAGTAGCAAAAAATCTTCAGAAGTGGGTTAAGGAAATTGATACTACAAGACCTACAACCATGGGAGAAATTGCATTTATGGGGAATGAAGGAGCTCATGAAAATGTAGCTGATATTATAGATGTTGTAGGCTTTAATTATGCTGAACATAATTATGACAAATATAAAGAAAAATATGAAGACTGGGTAATGTATGGCTCAGAGACTTCTTCTGCTGTAAGAAGTAGAGGAGTATATGCACATCCAGAAAAAATTGGTATAGGTGATAATCATCCAGATTTACAACAATCTTCTTATGATAATGATCGTGTTGCTTGGGGTAAAACAGCAGAAGCATCATGGAAGATGAATAGGGATAGAGAATATATACTAGGAGAATATATTTGGACAGGTTTCGATTATATAGGAGAACCAACTCCTTATTATGGTAAATTCCCATCAAAATCTTCATATTTTGGAGCTATAGATACGGCAGGCTTTGAAAAGGATGCATTCTATTTCTACCAAAGTCAATGGTCAGATGAGCCAATGGTTCATTTATTACCACACTGGAATTGGGAGAATGATGATAGTATAAAGGTTGATGGAGATAAGATATTAGTATATGCATATACTAATGCTAATTCTGTTGACTTATATTTTAATGAAGATGTAACAAGTACTGATTTAGGTGAATTAATAGAAAGTAAAGGATATCAGGTTACCGATGCGGGGTACAATGATAGGTATAAAGAAACTAAGGATGGTAAGCTACACTTAGAATTTAGAGTGCCTTACAAGCCAGGTAAATTAACAGCTGTTGCAAAAGATGAAAATGGTAAAGTAGTGGCAAGAGATGTAGTTAAAACTGCTAATGATGCTAAAAAGATTGATTTAAGTGCAGATAGGCAAGTTATAACTGCAGATGGATATGATTTATCATTTATAACAGTAGATGTAACTGATGAAAATGGAACATTAGTACCGAATGCTGATAACTTAATAAATTTTGATGTTAAAGGTAATGGTAAGATTGTGGGAGTAGATAACGGTAATGCTGCAACTGCTGAGAGATATAAAGATAATAAGAGAAAGGCATTTAATGGTAAGGCTTTAGTTATTGTTCAATCAACAAAAAATGCTGGTTCATTTACATTAACAGCAACAAGTCCGGGAATTTCTTCTGATAACACAACAGTATACACTGTACCGGGAGAAGAATTAAGTGAAAATAAGATTCTTGGATATGATGTAAGTGATGTTACAGTACCTATTAATGGGGAACTAAAACTTCCAGAGAAAGTAACAGGAATTTATTCAGATGGAAGCAAAAAAGAAGTAGATGTTATGTGGGATTCAGTTCCAGAGGATGCTTTAAAAACTCCAGGGATATTTAAAGTTAATGGAACTGTAGCAGGCAGTAATATTTCAGTAAATATTAAAGTAATCGTTAAAGCTATTATTGGTGTATTAGATTCTAGGATGTTAGTACCTGTCGGCAAACAAGCTAAGCTTCCAGAGAAAGTGTCAGTAGTAAGTAATGATGGAAGTATAGAAAAGTATCCAGTAACTTGGGAGAGAGAGTTAACAGCAGAGGATGTTGATTCAGCTAAAACTGTTACAATAGAAGGTATGATTACAGGAGTAGAAAGTTTAAAGGCTAAAGCTATTGTAGTTGTATCTGATAATTTTAAAGAAGCAAATATAGCATTAAATGAAGGTAAGGCATATCCAAGAGCATTTGATGGATTTAGTCTATATGATAGTGTAAATAATATAAATGATGGTATTGTTTCTAAGGTGAGTAGCCCTAAAAACAGATGGACAAACTGGGGGAAACCTGGACAAAATTATGATGAATATGTTGGTATAGAGTTTAATGAAGAATATTCTATAAGTAAAATAGGAATTTCACTATATACTGATGGTGGAGTTGCTATTCCAAGTGAGATTTTAGTTGAATATTGGAATGGTAATGAATGGCTTGGAGTTTCTAATCAAAGTAAGACAACAGGATTTTCAGCAGAAGGAACAGAAGAAATTACTTTTGATGAAGTAGATACAACCCAAATAAGAACTTTATTAAAAGAGGATACTGTAGCTAATAAGGCAGTTGGTATTACTGAATTTTATATTTATTCTAATGTAGTAGAGAGTGAAGGTACAGCGTTATTAAGTGATATTAAAGTAAATGATGCTAGTGTTGAAGGATTTAATGAGAACACCAATCAGTATGCAATTAATCTACCATATGCTTCAAAGGTACCAGTAGTTACAGCGACTGCTAAGGATACTGCAAGTGTATTTGTAGTTCCAGCATTAAATGTTGATAGTAACGCTACTGTTATGGTTACAGCAGAAGATGGAAAAACTAATAGTTATATAGTTAATTTTTCAGAAGGTGATCCACAATTAACTTCAGCAACAATAGAATTATCTAAGAAGAATATAATTGAGGATGATATTGTTGATATTATAATAGAGGGAACATTAGAAGATGATTCTTCAATTGACAAAGATCAAATACAAGCTAAATATAATATATCTTCTAAGGATTCTGGTGAAGCGAAAATAGAAAATGGTAAGTTATATGCTTATACAGAAGGAACAGTAATTCTAAATGCGGAAGTAACTTATAAAGGTAAGACTGTAAGTACTGAAGATATAGAAATAAATATTGGAAAGAACCCAGCTGAAAAAACAATTATTTCATATGAAAAAGTAAATGTAGAAACGAATAAGGGAGTTGCCCCAATATTACCAGAAAAGGTAAAAGCAATATATGATATTGGATTACCTAGAGAGGTAAAGGTTACTTGGGATAATGTAAAGGAAGATTCTTATAATAAGTACGGGGTATTTGAAGTAGAAGGAACTGTTGAAGGACAAGCGTTAAAAGCTAAGGCTAAAGTGGTTGTTAAGGGATTATCAGCAGTACAAAATGTTTCACTTGCAACTAATGTAAAGGTGGAACCAAAGCTTCCACAAACAGTAAAGGCTTACTATACAGATGGAACAATAGTTGACCTTCCTGTTACTTGGGAAGATTATGATAAAGAGTTATTAAGTAAAGTTGGAACTTTTGCTGTAAATGGAACAGTAGAAGGAACAGATAAAATTGTAAATGTAAGTATCAGAGTAACTGATGTAACTGTAAAAGGTATTAACTTTGCAGGAACAAGAGTAGGTTTCGATTTGGCAATGGCAATAGCTTCATATACACATGAACCATTTGATAGCATTAAATCTGTAAATGATGAAATGATAGATAATAAGAGATGGACTAACTGGGCAGACGCTTCAAGGAGAAGTGGTGATTGGGTTGGCGTTATCTTCGGAACAGATGTACCAGAAGATAAATATATAAATAATCTAGAAGTTAATTTCTTTGAAGATCATGGATGCAGCCTTCCAGAAAGCTTTGAAATACAATATTATGTTGGAGATAAGGTTGTTCTACCAAATAAACCAGGACAGGTATTAATGGAGCCAGCAAACCCATTTAATGATGATAGTAATTGGGTAACAGTATCTAATTTAGTTTCTAACCCAGAAATTACATCACCAACAGATACAAATTATTATACTTTTGAAATGGTAAAGACAAAGGCTTTAAGAATAAAGATGAAAGCGAAGACAGGTAAAGGTTTAGCAATAAGAGAAATGCAAGCCTTTGAACAGAGAGTAGTGCAAAATCCAGATTTCGTTGTAAATGGAATAAAAGTTAATGGAAAAGATTTAGAAAGCTTTGCTTCAGATAGATATAATTATACAATGAAGTTAAAAGCTAATGAAGATTTACCAGAAATAATAGTAGATGCAACAAATAATGCATCATCATCTGTAGTTTATACTGTAAGTAATTCAGAGAAGCTAGATGTTATTGTAAAATCTGAAAATGGACTTAAAGAAGTTAAATATGGAATAACTTTAGAAAGAGAAGTTGAAGAAGACGAAGTTGGTAAGGCAGCATTAAAGATAGCTATAGACTATGCTGATGAAGTGGCAGCTAATGGTGGATTAGAAGGTGTAGTACCAGCCGTTGTTAAAGAATTTAATGAATCATTAGCGCAGGCTAAAGAAGTTTATGGAAATCATAATGCAACAGAAGTAGAAGTAGATGCTGCATTTAAGAGATTAGTTAATTCAATATGGATGCTTGAGTTTAAACAAGGGAATAAGGAAGTATTACAAACTCTTGTAGATTCGGCAAAAGCATTAGTTGAAAAAGAGTATACATCAGATTCATGGGCTAACTTACAAAGAGCTCTTGGAGAAGCAGAAGGTGTATTAGCTGATGAAAATGCAAAGCAAAAGGAAGTAGATAAAGCTTTAAATAACTTAAAGACAGCTATAGATGCTTTAGTTAAGAAGAATATAAATAAGACAGATCTTCAAAACTTAGTAAATATGGTTGGAGGCTTAAATAAAGATAAATATATTAAGTCAACTTGGAATAAGTTTGAAAAAGCATTAAATGACGCTAAAAAGGTTTTAGGAAATGAAGATGCAACACAAGTAGATAAAGCTTATAATAACTTACTAAAGTCTTACCTTGATTTAAAATTAGTTCCAGATAAATCTGCTCTTGAAGATTTAATAAATAAAGTAAAGAATATGGATTTATCTAAATATACTAAGGAAAGTGTAACAATGCTTAAGAAAGAATTAAAGAATGCTGAAAAAGTATTAAAAAATAAAGAAGCTACACAACAAGAAGTAGTTGCAGCAACTAAAACCTTAAATTTAGCTTTAGCTAATTTAGCCATTAAGAACAGCGAGCATACACAGAAGAAACAGTAA